In the genome of Cetobacterium ceti, one region contains:
- a CDS encoding polysaccharide deacetylase family protein: MNILMALSQLEVTGAEVYGTTLSDELIKGGNRVYIVSDTLTKETKAEYFKIEFNKRSMKNRIDQVRTLLKIIKEKDIHVVHAHSRASAWSSAIACKIAGIPLITTIHGRQPVHLSRKIIKGFGDYSLAVCENICEHVVRDLGVNKNKIEVLRNPIDYEHYNFIGQKHHEHNKKIISIIGRLSGPKGDVTYKLLDILYKRGDFEVQVIGGKDIPERFRQFTDRVKFLGYVNNVNEKIKDSHVIIGAGRVAVEGILSGKPTIAIGEATSVGLMTREKIDKGLSSNFGDINITNSVEFHWGDILRDIDLGLNLSNEELLDLRNRLIEEFSLEKIVRKIELTYEKLIVKKRKWEMPVIMYHRVIENESEGGVHGTHVTIENFRKQMEYLKNQGYQTVTFEDLLNNNYKKRFDRENKWIMLTFDDGYKDNYTNAFPILKEYGFKCIIYLVSHLQYNKWDVDVPENPEKEFTLMNLQELKELREYGIEFGGHTMNHPRLTKLSLEEVEKEIFESKKVLEERLGERLVSFAYPYGDLNKEITKIPEKSGYDFAVATDSGSIIFSEDLYEIRRIGIFPTNNMFNYKRKVSGYYNFIKIKRELKEIKNSN, translated from the coding sequence ATGAATATACTTATGGCTCTATCTCAACTTGAGGTTACAGGAGCAGAGGTTTATGGAACTACTTTAAGTGATGAACTTATAAAAGGTGGCAACAGAGTATACATAGTTTCAGATACCTTAACAAAGGAGACAAAGGCAGAATATTTTAAAATAGAGTTTAATAAAAGATCTATGAAAAATAGAATAGACCAAGTAAGAACTCTTTTGAAAATTATAAAAGAAAAGGATATCCATGTGGTACATGCCCATTCAAGGGCTTCTGCATGGAGTTCTGCCATAGCTTGTAAAATAGCTGGAATTCCTTTAATAACTACTATTCATGGAAGACAACCTGTTCATTTAAGTAGAAAAATTATAAAGGGATTTGGAGACTATTCCCTAGCAGTTTGTGAAAATATATGTGAACATGTGGTAAGAGATTTAGGAGTTAACAAAAATAAAATTGAAGTTTTAAGAAATCCAATAGATTATGAACATTATAATTTTATTGGTCAAAAACATCATGAACATAACAAAAAAATAATCTCAATTATTGGAAGATTATCAGGGCCTAAGGGAGATGTTACCTATAAGCTTTTAGATATTTTGTATAAAAGAGGAGATTTTGAAGTTCAGGTTATAGGTGGAAAAGATATTCCAGAAAGATTTAGACAGTTTACAGACAGGGTTAAATTTTTAGGATATGTTAATAATGTAAATGAAAAAATTAAGGATTCCCACGTGATAATAGGAGCAGGAAGAGTTGCTGTTGAGGGCATTTTATCAGGAAAGCCAACAATAGCAATAGGGGAAGCAACATCAGTAGGCCTTATGACTAGAGAGAAAATAGATAAAGGTTTAAGTTCTAACTTTGGAGATATTAATATAACAAACAGTGTAGAATTTCACTGGGGAGATATATTAAGAGATATTGATTTAGGTTTAAATTTAAGTAATGAGGAATTATTAGATTTAAGAAATAGATTAATAGAAGAATTTTCCCTAGAAAAAATAGTTAGAAAAATAGAGTTAACCTATGAAAAGTTAATAGTGAAAAAAAGAAAATGGGAAATGCCAGTTATTATGTACCACAGAGTTATTGAAAATGAAAGTGAAGGTGGAGTTCATGGAACTCATGTAACTATAGAAAATTTTCGTAAACAAATGGAATATTTAAAAAATCAAGGGTATCAAACAGTGACCTTTGAAGATTTATTAAATAATAACTATAAAAAAAGATTTGATAGGGAAAATAAATGGATAATGTTAACCTTTGATGATGGATATAAGGATAACTATACAAATGCTTTTCCAATTCTTAAGGAGTATGGATTTAAATGTATAATCTATTTAGTTTCTCATTTACAATACAATAAATGGGACGTGGATGTACCTGAAAATCCAGAAAAAGAATTTACTCTTATGAATTTACAGGAGCTAAAAGAGTTAAGAGAGTATGGAATCGAGTTTGGTGGACACACAATGAATCATCCTAGACTTACAAAATTATCCTTAGAAGAAGTTGAAAAAGAGATATTTGAGTCTAAAAAAGTTTTAGAGGAGAGGTTAGGAGAAAGATTGGTTTCTTTTGCATATCCATATGGAGATTTAAACAAAGAAATTACTAAGATACCTGAAAAATCAGGGTATGATTTTGCCGTAGCAACAGATTCAGGTTCAATTATTTTTTCCGAGGATTTATATGAAATCAGAAGAATAGGAATATTCCCTACAAATAATATGTTTAATTATAAAAGAAAAGTTAGCGGATATTATAATTTTATAAAAATAAAAAGAGAATTAAAGGAAATCAAGAATAGTAATTAG
- a CDS encoding diguanylate cyclase domain-containing protein — MNKRKIYIIFTMSLFSLISSFYIIFDLEKLEKSREKNRGRYLIESQILILENILNSYLYKTDILDMFVITNKGKVDGFDYIGEKLFENDGVIRAIQIAPDGIIKKSYPLKIDSQGKISLFKNPDRKEEAYYAKDSKELYLSGPYKLFQGGIGLIGRKPIFLDNENKNFWGFSIIVLNYENLLKKLQISKLNEEGYFYKILKYNPLKKKYEIFAKNSKEELKEPLNVEFYFKGQKWKFFLEPKLGWNKENHLNERLGIGIFISILVGLITYSFLYINEQRKNMKEISMRDYLTGLYNRRKFEKEIREKILEDNLFTIINCDLNDFKIINDTYGHKIGDIFLMKISKRLKDKLGNKGELFRIGGDEFTIIFRDNFEKKENKIFWVELKKYVEKELIIENININPSFSFGYGVYPIHGRTIEELEVHADKEMYKNKMKYKETKNP, encoded by the coding sequence ATGAATAAAAGAAAAATTTATATTATTTTTACAATGAGTTTATTTAGTTTAATTAGTAGTTTTTATATTATATTTGATTTAGAAAAATTAGAAAAAAGCAGGGAGAAAAATAGAGGGAGATATTTAATAGAATCACAAATTTTAATTTTAGAAAATATATTAAATTCTTATTTATATAAAACGGATATTTTAGATATGTTTGTAATTACTAATAAAGGAAAAGTAGATGGATTTGATTATATAGGAGAGAAATTGTTTGAAAATGATGGAGTAATAAGAGCTATTCAAATTGCACCAGATGGAATAATTAAAAAATCTTATCCATTAAAAATAGATAGTCAAGGAAAGATATCTTTATTTAAAAATCCAGATAGAAAAGAGGAGGCTTATTACGCTAAGGATTCAAAGGAATTATATTTAAGTGGTCCTTATAAGTTATTCCAAGGGGGAATAGGATTAATAGGGAGAAAACCAATATTTTTAGATAATGAAAATAAAAATTTTTGGGGATTTAGCATAATTGTTTTAAATTATGAGAATCTTCTTAAGAAATTACAAATTTCGAAATTGAATGAAGAAGGGTATTTTTATAAAATTTTAAAATATAACCCTCTTAAGAAAAAATATGAAATTTTTGCTAAAAATTCTAAAGAAGAATTAAAAGAACCTTTAAATGTAGAATTTTATTTTAAAGGTCAAAAATGGAAATTTTTTTTAGAACCTAAATTAGGTTGGAATAAGGAAAATCATTTAAATGAAAGATTGGGAATAGGAATTTTTATAAGTATTTTAGTAGGGTTAATTACATATAGTTTCTTATATATTAATGAGCAAAGAAAAAATATGAAAGAAATTTCAATGAGAGATTATTTAACAGGTCTTTATAATAGAAGAAAATTTGAAAAAGAAATAAGAGAAAAAATTTTAGAAGATAATTTATTCACCATAATAAATTGTGATTTAAATGATTTTAAAATAATAAATGATACCTATGGTCATAAAATAGGAGATATATTTCTTATGAAAATTTCAAAGAGATTAAAAGATAAATTAGGAAATAAGGGTGAACTTTTTAGAATTGGTGGAGATGAATTTACAATTATCTTTAGAGATAATTTTGAAAAGAAAGAAAATAAAATTTTTTGGGTGGAATTAAAAAAGTATGTAGAAAAAGAATTAATTATAGAAAACATTAATATAAATCCTAGCTTTAGTTTTGGATATGGAGTTTATCCTATTCATGGAAGAACAATAGAAGAATTAGAAGTCCATGCAGATAAAGAAATGTATAAGAATAAAATGAAATATAAAGAGACTAAAAATCCCTAG
- the ribD gene encoding bifunctional diaminohydroxyphosphoribosylaminopyrimidine deaminase/5-amino-6-(5-phosphoribosylamino)uracil reductase RibD, with translation MDFNDSYYMNLALTEARKGEGKVNPNPLVGAVVVKNNKILGIGYHEVYGSHHAEVNALNMSKNSEGATIYVTLEPCSHQGKTPPCVDRIIQEKIKKCVIGTLDPNPLVSGNGVKKLQEAGIEVIVGILEEEALKLNEVFFKYIKNKNPYIFLKCGITLDGKIATRDFSSKWITNSLAREKVQYYRNKFMGIFVGTNTVLKDNPSLTCTLENKRDPFRITIDKNLEIPIDYKIIANNFDEKTIFIIENSKINSEKYNLLKNKYKIKFISLDEKDFSLEKIFKKVGEFGIDSILVEGGSSIISQIFENNLYDSGEFFIAPKILGDEKSIPFINGFSKSKIDEAFKLNNVKFNLYGDNIGLEFSK, from the coding sequence ATGGATTTCAATGATAGTTATTATATGAATTTAGCTCTTACTGAAGCAAGAAAGGGAGAGGGAAAGGTAAATCCCAATCCCTTAGTTGGAGCTGTGGTTGTAAAAAATAATAAAATTTTAGGAATAGGATATCATGAAGTTTATGGAAGTCATCACGCTGAAGTTAATGCTTTAAATATGAGTAAAAATTCAGAGGGTGCAACTATTTACGTTACTCTAGAGCCCTGTTCCCACCAGGGGAAAACACCTCCCTGTGTAGATAGAATTATTCAAGAAAAAATTAAAAAATGTGTTATAGGAACTCTTGATCCTAATCCCTTAGTCAGTGGAAATGGTGTAAAGAAATTACAAGAAGCAGGAATTGAAGTTATTGTGGGAATTTTAGAAGAGGAAGCTTTAAAATTAAATGAAGTTTTCTTTAAGTATATAAAAAATAAAAATCCATATATTTTTTTAAAATGTGGAATTACTCTAGATGGGAAAATTGCCACAAGGGACTTTTCCTCTAAGTGGATAACAAATTCCCTAGCTAGAGAGAAAGTCCAATACTATAGAAATAAATTTATGGGAATTTTTGTAGGAACAAATACTGTTTTAAAGGATAATCCATCTCTTACATGTACCTTAGAAAATAAAAGAGATCCCTTTAGAATTACCATAGATAAAAATTTAGAAATTCCCATAGATTATAAAATAATTGCTAATAATTTTGATGAAAAAACAATTTTCATAATAGAAAATTCAAAAATAAATTCTGAAAAATATAATTTATTAAAGAATAAATATAAAATAAAATTTATTTCCCTAGATGAAAAAGATTTTTCTTTGGAAAAAATTTTTAAAAAAGTTGGAGAATTCGGAATTGATTCTATCTTAGTTGAAGGAGGCTCTTCAATTATTTCTCAAATTTTTGAAAATAATCTATATGACAGTGGAGAATTTTTCATCGCTCCAAAAATTTTAGGAGATGAAAAATCTATTCCTTTCATAAATGGATTTTCAAAATCTAAAATAGATGAAGCCTTTAAGTTAAATAATGTTAAATTTAATTTATATGGAGATAATATTGGTTTGGAATTTTCAAAATAG
- the ribH gene encoding 6,7-dimethyl-8-ribityllumazine synthase, with the protein MVKIYEGNFVGKELKVGIVCARFNEFIVSKLLGGAVDALKRHEVNENNIEVAWVPGAFEIPLVAKKMVKSGKYDAVITLGAVIKGATPHFDYVCGEVSKGVATVSLEAEIPVIFGVLTVNSIEEAIERAGTKAGNKGFDAGISAIEMVNLLKEI; encoded by the coding sequence ATGGTTAAGATTTATGAAGGAAATTTTGTTGGAAAAGAGTTAAAGGTAGGTATTGTTTGTGCTAGATTTAATGAGTTTATAGTTTCAAAACTTTTAGGAGGAGCAGTTGATGCTCTAAAAAGACATGAAGTTAATGAAAATAATATAGAAGTTGCATGGGTTCCAGGAGCTTTTGAAATTCCTCTAGTTGCTAAAAAAATGGTGAAAAGTGGAAAATATGATGCTGTTATTACCCTAGGTGCAGTAATAAAAGGAGCAACTCCACATTTTGATTATGTTTGTGGAGAAGTTTCCAAAGGAGTTGCAACAGTTTCCTTAGAAGCTGAAATTCCTGTTATATTTGGAGTTTTAACAGTTAACTCCATAGAGGAAGCCATAGAAAGAGCTGGAACAAAAGCTGGTAATAAAGGTTTTGATGCTGGAATTTCTGCAATTGAAATGGTTAATCTTTTAAAGGAAATTTAA
- a CDS encoding alpha/beta hydrolase has translation MNLKLFIGIVLILSLLFYVITYPYESKLLRKLKRVRSFKEVTYIENPEIKYENYSLEEIEERLSINEYVFPTDLIDENIRYLTIKPKNVTRDNIPCVILLHGLRDFPEDWINKGKLLENYLTLLDKKRIEEMVFILPYSGYNGTSWYSNFYGDKKHRYEDWLSDEFFKIIRENFPKSKIGIGGFSMGGYGAFKIGLKNIDKFHVIGSFSGAVSLIRMSVNRRVMRIFKYLYIPKFLFNEMDKAHFIKVFSSWGYKVLREDPYSILKKIPSEKIKEKKIYISVGSEDKKPYLMLQQWIDVVGRLKKYKYNFKGILYNKEMHTWDYISKDLPNFLKYFHDCTK, from the coding sequence ATGAACTTAAAGTTGTTTATAGGTATAGTACTTATACTATCTTTATTGTTTTATGTGATTACTTATCCCTATGAATCTAAACTTTTAAGAAAGCTAAAAAGAGTTAGAAGTTTTAAAGAGGTTACCTATATAGAAAATCCTGAGATAAAATATGAGAATTATTCCTTAGAAGAGATAGAAGAAAGATTGTCTATAAATGAATATGTCTTTCCAACAGACTTAATAGATGAAAATATTAGATATTTAACTATTAAGCCTAAAAATGTAACTAGAGATAATATTCCCTGTGTTATTTTACTTCATGGATTAAGAGATTTTCCTGAGGACTGGATAAATAAAGGAAAACTTTTAGAAAATTATTTAACACTTTTAGATAAAAAAAGAATAGAGGAAATGGTGTTTATACTTCCATATTCAGGATATAATGGAACAAGTTGGTATTCTAATTTTTATGGAGATAAAAAACATAGATATGAAGATTGGTTAAGTGATGAATTTTTTAAAATTATTAGAGAAAATTTCCCAAAATCTAAAATAGGAATTGGTGGATTTTCCATGGGAGGCTACGGAGCCTTTAAAATTGGTCTTAAAAATATAGATAAATTCCATGTAATTGGAAGTTTTTCAGGGGCTGTAAGTTTAATTAGAATGAGTGTTAACAGAAGAGTTATGAGAATATTTAAATATTTATATATTCCAAAATTTCTTTTTAATGAAATGGATAAGGCTCATTTTATTAAAGTATTTAGTTCTTGGGGCTATAAAGTTTTAAGAGAGGATCCCTATAGTATTTTAAAAAAAATACCTAGTGAAAAAATAAAAGAAAAAAAAATCTATATAAGTGTTGGATCTGAAGATAAAAAGCCATATTTAATGTTGCAACAATGGATTGATGTGGTGGGAAGATTGAAAAAGTATAAATATAATTTCAAAGGAATCCTTTATAATAAAGAGATGCATACATGGGATTATATTTCAAAGGATTTACCAAACTTTTTAAAATATTTTCATGATTGCACAAAATAA
- a CDS encoding MipA/OmpV family protein, which produces MKKLLLGLGILSAVSMTAFGENSYDNTGYDQFKAETNYEGNTVATPDNDSTGNKFGIGLGVGTYKSLYKGVGSKAYPIPMFDIKYDQFYVVGTTIGYELLNKDKFTMSLFVNPLDGYKVKGSDLSNGYKDIDNRDYQAMFGARLDMPTPIDGLRTGIAVSGGDHGYKGRVGLYKPYNLTPRFTLVPAVHMIYYSQDFTDYYFGVDSSETFASRRANTALRNSYSPDGAYSYGAMLTGEYRFKDNMALTAFLGAEKYSSEITNSPIVSEDVIYTMGLGAKYYF; this is translated from the coding sequence ATGAAAAAGTTACTTTTAGGATTAGGAATTTTATCAGCAGTATCAATGACAGCTTTTGGAGAAAATAGCTACGATAATACAGGATACGATCAATTTAAAGCGGAAACTAATTATGAAGGAAATACTGTGGCTACTCCAGATAATGATTCTACAGGAAATAAATTTGGAATAGGACTTGGAGTAGGAACATATAAAAGTTTGTATAAAGGTGTTGGAAGTAAAGCTTATCCAATTCCTATGTTTGATATAAAATATGATCAATTTTATGTTGTTGGAACAACTATAGGTTATGAATTATTAAATAAAGATAAGTTTACAATGTCTTTATTTGTAAATCCATTGGATGGGTACAAAGTAAAAGGAAGCGATTTATCAAATGGATATAAGGATATAGATAATAGAGATTACCAAGCTATGTTTGGAGCTAGATTAGATATGCCAACTCCAATTGATGGATTAAGAACTGGAATAGCAGTAAGTGGTGGAGATCATGGTTATAAAGGAAGAGTGGGATTATATAAACCATATAACTTAACACCAAGATTTACTTTAGTACCAGCAGTACATATGATTTATTATTCTCAAGACTTTACAGATTATTACTTTGGTGTAGATTCAAGTGAAACATTTGCATCTAGACGTGCTAATACAGCTTTAAGAAATTCATATTCTCCAGATGGAGCATATTCTTATGGAGCAATGTTAACAGGAGAATATCGTTTTAAAGATAATATGGCTTTAACTGCATTCTTAGGAGCAGAAAAATACTCAAGTGAAATTACAAACTCTCCAATTGTAAGTGAAGATGTAATTTACACTATGGGATTAGGAGCAAAATATTACTTTTAA
- a CDS encoding bifunctional 3,4-dihydroxy-2-butanone-4-phosphate synthase/GTP cyclohydrolase II, with amino-acid sequence MFNKIEEALEDLKNGKLIIVVDDENRENEGDLIGCGDNISYESINFMTKYGKGLICVPLSEKRAKELHLLPMTQNNTDSHGTAFTISVDSKVGTTTGISVGDRLKTIKDLAFNSNSPCDFNRPGHIFPLIAKNNGVIEREGHTEAAVDLARLAGFSPTGVICEILKDDGTMARVPDLEIFAEEHNLKLITIKDLVEYRKRNEFQCKIECSATLPTKYGTFKVIGFTNTIDYKEHIALVKGDISGKENVLTRIHSECLTGDVLGSLKCDCGSQLGKALSEIEAHGEGVVLYMRQEGRGIGLLNKIKAYGLQEEGLDTVDANLALGFDPDLRDYSVAAQMLKLLNVLSVDLMTNNPRKINGLEAYGIPVNHRESIQINYNPINESYLKTKQCRLNHMLNY; translated from the coding sequence ATGTTTAATAAAATAGAAGAAGCTTTAGAAGATTTAAAAAATGGAAAATTAATCATTGTTGTTGATGATGAAAATAGAGAAAATGAAGGTGATTTAATAGGCTGTGGAGATAATATCTCCTATGAATCTATTAATTTTATGACAAAATATGGAAAAGGATTAATCTGTGTTCCTCTAAGTGAAAAAAGAGCTAAAGAACTTCATCTTCTTCCTATGACGCAAAATAATACCGATTCCCATGGAACAGCCTTTACTATTTCTGTAGATTCTAAGGTGGGAACAACAACTGGAATCTCTGTGGGAGACCGATTAAAAACTATAAAAGATTTAGCTTTCAATAGTAATTCTCCTTGTGACTTTAATCGTCCTGGACATATTTTCCCTTTAATTGCTAAAAATAATGGGGTTATTGAAAGAGAGGGACACACAGAAGCAGCTGTTGACTTAGCAAGACTTGCTGGTTTTTCCCCAACTGGAGTTATCTGTGAAATTTTAAAAGATGATGGTACCATGGCAAGGGTTCCTGACTTAGAAATATTTGCAGAGGAACATAATTTAAAATTAATTACTATAAAAGATCTAGTAGAATATAGAAAAAGAAATGAATTCCAATGTAAAATAGAATGTTCTGCTACTTTGCCTACAAAGTATGGAACATTTAAAGTTATAGGTTTTACTAATACCATAGATTATAAGGAACATATTGCTCTTGTTAAGGGAGATATTTCTGGAAAGGAAAATGTATTAACTAGAATACATTCAGAATGTTTAACTGGGGATGTTTTAGGATCTTTAAAATGTGACTGTGGTAGTCAACTGGGAAAAGCTCTTTCTGAAATTGAAGCCCATGGAGAGGGGGTTGTTTTATATATGAGACAAGAGGGGAGAGGAATAGGTCTTTTAAATAAAATTAAAGCCTATGGACTACAAGAGGAGGGTCTTGATACAGTAGATGCCAATTTAGCCCTAGGATTTGACCCTGACTTAAGAGATTATTCGGTAGCTGCCCAAATGTTAAAATTATTAAATGTTTTATCTGTGGATTTAATGACAAATAACCCCAGAAAAATAAATGGTCTAGAAGCTTATGGTATTCCAGTGAATCACAGGGAAAGTATTCAAATTAATTATAATCCTATTAATGAAAGTTATTTAAAAACAAAACAGTGTAGATTAAATCATATGTTAAATTATTAA
- a CDS encoding riboflavin synthase: MFTGLVEEMGTVIGIKATDSGIKIKISGNKVLQNGKIGDSIATNGVCLTAVEINSKYFMADIMNESVNRTNLKNLKVGDKVNLEKSLTLQSPLGGHLVTGDVDCVGIIKNIKNDGFAKIFQIDIPHKYMKYLVEKGRITVDGASLTLIDIYETSFTISIIPHTQEAITLGYKKIGDLVNIETDLIGKFVDRILNFKEVENTRKSKLTSSMLFENGFL; the protein is encoded by the coding sequence ATGTTCACTGGTTTAGTGGAAGAAATGGGAACTGTTATTGGTATAAAAGCCACTGACAGTGGAATAAAAATTAAGATTTCAGGAAATAAAGTTCTTCAAAATGGAAAAATTGGAGATAGTATCGCCACTAATGGAGTTTGTTTAACTGCAGTTGAAATAAATTCTAAATATTTTATGGCAGATATTATGAATGAAAGTGTAAATAGAACTAATTTAAAAAATTTAAAAGTTGGAGATAAAGTTAATCTTGAAAAATCTCTTACATTACAATCGCCTCTAGGTGGACATTTAGTAACTGGTGATGTGGATTGTGTGGGAATAATCAAAAATATAAAAAATGATGGATTTGCTAAGATTTTTCAAATAGATATTCCCCATAAATATATGAAGTATTTAGTGGAAAAGGGAAGAATTACAGTGGATGGAGCTAGTTTAACCCTAATTGATATTTATGAAACCTCCTTTACAATTTCGATAATTCCCCATACCCAAGAAGCAATTACCCTAGGATATAAAAAAATTGGAGATTTAGTAAATATTGAAACTGATCTCATTGGAAAATTTGTGGATCGAATTTTAAATTTTAAAGAGGTTGAAAATACTAGAAAAAGTAAATTGACTTCTAGTATGTTATTTGAAAATGGTTTTCTATAG
- a CDS encoding Cof-type HAD-IIB family hydrolase, whose product MGYKAVICDLDGTLLNSEHTISDFTREVIRKVKEKGIKICIATGRHYEDAKFFKNMLGLDSYMITSNGAVVHDEKGNVIINHCIPKEIANEIIDIDMDKDIHKNIYLKNSWCAEVVLPEAQEFHRESGFMHVIKPFEQLKDEEINKFFYINEDENKIRDLEEYFVSNFKGKLNVTLSLPTCLEIMDRGVSKASAIKEVLEKLDIKIDEAMAFGDGLNDYEMLKVVGKGLIMGNCNYRLREALPDNEVIDTNDENGVANFLTKIFL is encoded by the coding sequence ATGGGATACAAGGCAGTTATATGTGACTTAGATGGGACTTTACTGAATTCAGAACATACAATATCTGACTTCACAAGGGAAGTTATTAGAAAAGTTAAAGAAAAAGGAATAAAAATTTGTATAGCTACAGGAAGACATTATGAAGATGCAAAATTTTTCAAAAATATGTTAGGTCTAGATAGTTATATGATAACTTCTAATGGGGCTGTGGTACATGATGAAAAGGGAAATGTAATTATAAACCACTGTATTCCAAAGGAAATAGCAAATGAAATTATAGATATAGATATGGATAAGGATATTCATAAAAATATATATTTGAAAAATTCTTGGTGTGCAGAAGTTGTTTTACCAGAAGCTCAAGAATTTCATAGGGAATCGGGATTTATGCATGTGATTAAACCCTTTGAACAGCTAAAAGATGAAGAAATAAATAAATTTTTCTATATAAATGAAGATGAAAATAAAATAAGAGATTTAGAAGAGTATTTTGTAAGTAATTTTAAAGGGAAATTAAATGTAACTTTATCTTTACCAACTTGTTTAGAAATTATGGATAGAGGAGTGTCAAAAGCTTCAGCTATAAAGGAAGTTTTAGAGAAATTAGATATTAAAATAGATGAAGCTATGGCTTTTGGAGATGGATTAAATGATTATGAAATGCTAAAAGTTGTAGGAAAAGGTTTAATAATGGGTAATTGTAATTATAGATTAAGAGAAGCGTTACCAGATAATGAAGTGATAGATACAAATGATGAAAATGGAGTTGCTAATTTTTTAACAAAAATATTTTTGTAA
- a CDS encoding aminopeptidase: MDQRIEILAKNLVNYSCRIGKGEKVLIECIGEDTKNLAKALVKETYAAGGYPFVTVKDQGVLRSILKGTSEEQIKLMAKYELERMKDMDAYIGVRGAENIAELSDVPGDKMKLYMDMFMNPVHLKERVNNTKWVVLRYPNNSMAQLANTSLENFEDFYFNVCNLDYSKMSKAMDSLVDLLNKTDKVRLLGPGTDLSFSIKDIPAVKCCGLRNIPDGEVYTAPVKNSINGTISYNTPSVYQGTTFENIVFEFKDGKIVNGTSNNTEKLNKILDTDEGSRYIGEFAIGVNPYILKPMKDTLFDEKIAGSIHFTPGQAYEKANNGNSSSVHWDLVLIQREDFGGGEIWFDDVLIRKNGIFQIPELEGLNPENLK, translated from the coding sequence ATGGATCAAAGAATTGAAATACTTGCAAAAAATCTTGTTAATTATTCTTGTAGAATAGGTAAAGGTGAAAAAGTCTTAATTGAGTGCATTGGAGAAGATACAAAAAACTTAGCCAAAGCTTTAGTTAAAGAAACCTATGCCGCAGGAGGATATCCCTTTGTAACAGTTAAGGATCAAGGAGTTTTAAGAAGTATCCTAAAGGGAACATCAGAGGAACAAATTAAATTAATGGCAAAGTATGAACTTGAGAGAATGAAGGATATGGATGCTTATATAGGAGTTAGAGGAGCAGAAAATATTGCTGAACTTTCTGATGTACCAGGAGATAAAATGAAATTATATATGGATATGTTTATGAATCCTGTTCATTTAAAAGAAAGAGTTAATAATACAAAATGGGTAGTATTGAGATATCCGAATAATTCAATGGCTCAGCTTGCTAATACATCTTTAGAAAATTTTGAAGATTTTTATTTTAATGTATGTAATTTAGATTACTCTAAAATGTCTAAAGCAATGGATAGTTTAGTTGATTTATTAAATAAAACAGATAAAGTTAGATTACTTGGACCAGGAACAGATTTATCTTTCTCTATAAAAGATATACCTGCTGTAAAATGTTGTGGACTTAGAAATATACCTGATGGGGAAGTTTATACAGCACCAGTGAAAAATAGCATAAATGGAACTATTTCTTATAACACACCATCAGTTTATCAAGGAACAACTTTTGAGAATATAGTTTTTGAATTTAAAGATGGAAAAATTGTAAATGGAACTTCAAATAATACAGAAAAATTAAATAAAATATTAGATACAGATGAGGGATCAAGATATATAGGAGAGTTTGCAATAGGAGTAAATCCATATATTCTAAAACCTATGAAGGATACTTTATTTGATGAGAAAATAGCAGGAAGTATTCATTTTACACCTGGACAAGCCTATGAAAAGGCAAATAATGGAAATAGTTCTTCAGTGCACTGGGATTTAGTTCTTATTCAAAGAGAAGACTTCGGTGGAGGAGAGATTTGGTTTGATGATGTTTTAATTAGAAAGAACGGAATTTTCCAAATACCTGAATTGGAAGGATTAAATCCTGAAAATTTAAAATAG